The genomic region TGACGGCAGTGACGAAGGGTCGTCCGTGCTGAAGCATGCGGTCGCGGGACTGTTGCGAGGGATGGCGGAGACGACGCTGCTCTTCGCGCCGCATTTCAACTCCTACCGGCGGCTGAGGCCCGACACCCACGCGCCGACCTCGATTTCCTGGGGCTACGAGAACCGTACCTCGGCGATCCGCATTCCGGGCGGCAATCCGGCGGCGCGGCGCATCGAGCACCGTGTCGCCGGCGCCGATGCAAACCCCTACCTCGTCATCGCCGCGATCCTCGGTGCAGCACTCGTCGGCATCCGCAACAAATGGAAGCCAGCGGCACCTGTTGAGGGGCGGGCCTATGATGCGGAGAAACTGCCCAAAATTCCTGCCGAGTGGGGGCAGGCGGTCGATGCTTTCGAGGCCGGACCGATTGCCGCCGAGATTTTCGATCCCGTGCTTCGCTCCATGCTGATCGCCTGCAAGCGCCAGGAGATCGCCGGCTTTGCCGAGCAGGTTACGGACTATGAGTTCAGCGCCTATCTGGAAATCGTATGATGACAAGTGCAAAGAAATCCTACGCCGGTGACGGCAGGTACCCGACGAGCTATTACGCCGCCTCCCGCAACATCATCCGTACCCCGGTCAAAGTTCAGGGCCGCATCGAGACCGACATCTGCGTCGTCGGCGCGGGCTATTCGGGCCTGTCGACGGCAATCCACCTCGCTGAAAAGGGCTACAAGGTCACGGTGATCGAAGGCGCGCAAGTGGGGTGGGGCGCCTCGGGTCGCAATGGCGGACAGGTCGTCAATGGCCTCAATGCCAGCCTGTCGACCATCCAGCGCCGCTATGGCGAGGACGCGGCGCGTTTCATCGGCGGCCTGGTGCAGGAGGGCGGGCGGATCATTCGCCGGCTCGTCAGCCAATACCAGATCGACTGCGACCTGAAGCCCGGCAACATCTATGCCGCCTATACCGCCGCGCATATGAAGGAACTGGAGGCCAAGCAGGCGCTCTGGCGCAAATACGGGATGGACGACCACCAGCTTCTCGACCGCGAAGCGCTCAGGAAGTACGTCAATTCCGATGCCTATTGCGGCGGCATGCTCGACACGACGGGCGGCCACATGCACCCGCTTAATCTCGTGCTCGGCGAAGCCCGCGCCTTCGAGAGCCTCGGCGGCGCGATCTACGAGATGTCACCAGTGACACGCGTGGACCACGAGGCGGCGCGACCGACGGTCTATACGCAGGAAGGCGAAGTCAGTGCCCGCATTGTCGTGCTCTGCGGCAACGCCTATCTCGGCGATGCCGTGCCGAAGCTTGTTTCGCGCGTCATGCCCGTCTCGACGCAGATGATCACTACGGCGCCGCTCGGCGAGGAACTCGCCCATTCTCTGATCCCGAGCGACATGTGCGTGGAGGACGTGCGCTATATCCTCGACTATTTCAGGCTCTCCGCCGACAAGCGGATGATTTTCGGCGGGGGCACCGTCTATGGCGGCACCGACCCGGCGGATGTCGTCGCCAAGCTCAAGCCCAATCTCGAAAAGGTCTTCCCGCGGCTCAAGGGTGTGAAGATCGACTATGCCTGGAGCGGGAATTTCGCCCTCTCCTTCACGCGCGTGCCGCAGATGGGCCGGATCGGCGCCAACACCTATTTCGCCCACGGCTATAGCGGCCATGGCGTCACCGGTTCCCATCTCTTCGGTCGCACGCTCGCCGAGGCGATCGATGGCGATACCGCGCGCTTCGACGTCTTCGAGAAACTGCCATGGTATCCGTTCCCGGGCGGACGCATGTTCCGTGCACAATATTCGACGATCGGTTCCTGGTGGTATTCCTTCAAGGATGCGGTCGGCTGGTGAATGGCCGAGCTTGCGACGGACGCGCCCTTCAAATCGATTTCTCTCCGGCCGATGATGCGCTAGAATTTTTTGGCCGGACCGCCTGACCAGCGCATCCAGATCGGGCGTGATGTCCGGCATGCCGCAAGGGTGCACCTCGGGCATTCTCTTCGGAGCGGAGCTCAACAAATCGAGATCGCGGCAAACGCGACGCGTGAACAGTTATTTCAGGGCATTCACGCCCCCGGCCGCGGGCCCGCGGTCGATCAGGGAGGTCGGAAATGTTCATACGCTTCGGCTACGAGATCGGCGTTCGGTGCACGCAGCCGACGCCGATGATGACTTATCTTTCGGTTGTACCCGAGCGGCGTGACAACATCGTCCGTGAGCGCGGCCCCGTCGCATCGCCGATCCTGGCGATGGAGGAAATCACCGATCCTCACGGCAACGCCTGCCTGCGGATGGTGTTGCACGCGGGCGAAACCAAGCTCAGCTATGACGCTGTGATCAACGATGACGGCAGGCCCGATGCCTCGGATCCACTGGCCGAAGCCGTACCCGTGGAAAGGCTTCCGCCCGCTTGGCTGCCTTATCTTTCCGCCAGCCGCTATTGTGAGACCGACCGCCTCGGCGCGTTGGCGTGGAAGCTTTTCGGCGACGTTCCCGCCGGATGGCAGCGCGTCCAGGCGATCTGCGACTATGTCCATGATCGGCTGGTTTTCAGCTATGGCTATGCGCAGGCAATGCGCACGGCCCTCGAGGCGCACGAAGGTCGCCTGGGCGTGAGCCGCGACTATGCTCATCTCGCCATCGCTTTTTGCCGCTGCATGAACATGCCGGCGCGCTACGTCAACGGCTACATGACCAATGTCGGCGTACCGGAGAGCCCGGCACCCATGGATTTCAATGCCTGGTTCGAGGTTTATCTCGGCGATCGCTGGTATACCTTCGATGCCAAGAACAATGCGCGACGCATCGGCCGCATTCCCGTTGCGCGCGGCCGCGACGCCGCGGACGTCCCGTTGATCCAGACCTTCGGGAAGCATGAACTCACCGTCTTTACCGTGTGGACCTCCGTCGAAACCGATGTCTCGCTCGCCCGGTCGCACCGCGGGGCCGACGTTTCGCTGCTGACGCCCTGGTTCAGCGAAACTTGGTCGCGCCATCTCCAGGAGCGCGACCGCAACCGGCACTGAACGCGGCCAGACGCCGTAAATGGATTTTTCATTTCAAACGCGATTGGCAGAAAATAATATCTATAAACTCAATGGATAATATAGGAGAACATAGCTACTTCGAAAACAGCGGAGAGGCAAGATGCACGCGATCAAGGCGACAACCCAATCCCGCTACACGATCTACGCTGCACAACCGAGGCGACGCTCCCGGGGCAATCTCATTCCTCACACCATTGCTATTGCGGCGGCATTCAGTTTTGTCGCGGCGCTCATCATCGGCGCGATCTAAACCGCCAGTGGTGGCTAACCTGACCGCGACAGATGCTCATGCACGGCAGTAGCCGCTCGGCGTAATCTCGAACACGATCGTTTCCTTTTCCTCC from Sinorhizobium garamanticum harbors:
- a CDS encoding NAD(P)/FAD-dependent oxidoreductase → MMTSAKKSYAGDGRYPTSYYAASRNIIRTPVKVQGRIETDICVVGAGYSGLSTAIHLAEKGYKVTVIEGAQVGWGASGRNGGQVVNGLNASLSTIQRRYGEDAARFIGGLVQEGGRIIRRLVSQYQIDCDLKPGNIYAAYTAAHMKELEAKQALWRKYGMDDHQLLDREALRKYVNSDAYCGGMLDTTGGHMHPLNLVLGEARAFESLGGAIYEMSPVTRVDHEAARPTVYTQEGEVSARIVVLCGNAYLGDAVPKLVSRVMPVSTQMITTAPLGEELAHSLIPSDMCVEDVRYILDYFRLSADKRMIFGGGTVYGGTDPADVVAKLKPNLEKVFPRLKGVKIDYAWSGNFALSFTRVPQMGRIGANTYFAHGYSGHGVTGSHLFGRTLAEAIDGDTARFDVFEKLPWYPFPGGRMFRAQYSTIGSWWYSFKDAVGW
- a CDS encoding transglutaminase-like domain-containing protein, which codes for MFIRFGYEIGVRCTQPTPMMTYLSVVPERRDNIVRERGPVASPILAMEEITDPHGNACLRMVLHAGETKLSYDAVINDDGRPDASDPLAEAVPVERLPPAWLPYLSASRYCETDRLGALAWKLFGDVPAGWQRVQAICDYVHDRLVFSYGYAQAMRTALEAHEGRLGVSRDYAHLAIAFCRCMNMPARYVNGYMTNVGVPESPAPMDFNAWFEVYLGDRWYTFDAKNNARRIGRIPVARGRDAADVPLIQTFGKHELTVFTVWTSVETDVSLARSHRGADVSLLTPWFSETWSRHLQERDRNRH